One Bombus pyrosoma isolate SC7728 linkage group LG9, ASM1482585v1, whole genome shotgun sequence genomic window carries:
- the LOC122570630 gene encoding homeobox protein XENK-2-like isoform X5 — MTSCSLILNRPRKKRRYKFFEHTTAMLQPAIYANLNRGTLPPPPPGLLGWPTGPTLPTTLPQPLEEVNVLQQPDSTSPTISDLSFPPKQETNHECKEEESADFEDEQQANEAQPHETEHKKRKRRVLFSKAQTFELERRFRQQRYLSAPEREHLASIIRLTPTQVKIWFQNHRYKTKRAATERVEASGSGCSPRRVAVPLLIKDGKPCQSKLMEPTTYPSTGQVPMPPYMQKPYWW; from the exons ATGACATCCTGCAGCTTGATTCTAAACCGTCCCAGGAAGAAACGGAGGTACAAG TTTTTCGAACACACGACGGCCATGTTACAGCCTGCGATATACGCGAACTTGAACAGAGGCACCCTACCACCCCCGCCACCTGGTTTACTGGGATGGCCGACTGGTCCAACGTTACCAACCACATTACCTCAGCCTCTGGAGGAAGTTAATG TGTTGCAGCAGCCAGACTCAACGAGCCCGACGATCTCGGACCTTTCGTTCCCGCCGAAACAGGAGACAAACCACGAGTGTAAAGAGGAGGAGTCTGCTGATTTCGAAGACGAGCAGCAGGCAAACGAGGCGCAACCACACGAGACAGAAcacaagaaacgaaaaagacgAGTGTTGTTCTCGAAAGCTCAAACGTTCGAGCTCGAGAGGCGTTTTCGACAACAGAGATACTTGAGCGCGCCGGAAAGAGAGCATCTGGCCTCGATCATTCGACTGACGCCCACGCAGGTGAAAATTTGGTTCCAGAATCACAGGTACAAGACAAAACGAGCAGCCACTGAAAGGGTAGAGGCCAGTGGAAGTGGATGTTCACCTAGAAGAGTCGCGGTACCATTGTTGATCAAGGATGGAAAACCTTGTCAGTCGAAATTAATGGAACCTACCACGTATCCAAGCACTGGCCAAGTTCCTATGCCTCCGTACATGCAAAAGCCATACTGGTGGTAA
- the LOC122570630 gene encoding homeobox protein Nkx-2.2a-like isoform X4, translating into MPRTSFHIHDILQLDSKPSQEETEVQGSTTVLPTTNDVPSAYQQFFEHTTAMLQPAIYANLNRGTLPPPPPGLLGWPTGPTLPTTLPQPLEEVNVLQQPDSTSPTISDLSFPPKQETNHECKEEESADFEDEQQANEAQPHETEHKKRKRRVLFSKAQTFELERRFRQQRYLSAPEREHLASIIRLTPTQVKIWFQNHRYKTKRAATERVEASGSGCSPRRVAVPLLIKDGKPCQSKLMEPTTYPSTGQVPMPPYMQKPYWW; encoded by the exons ATGCCCAGAACAAGTTTCCACATCCATGACATCCTGCAGCTTGATTCTAAACCGTCCCAGGAAGAAACGGAGGTACAAG GTAGTACCACGGTGCTACCGACCACGAACGATGTTCCGTCGGCGTATCAACAGTTTTTCGAACACACGACGGCCATGTTACAGCCTGCGATATACGCGAACTTGAACAGAGGCACCCTACCACCCCCGCCACCTGGTTTACTGGGATGGCCGACTGGTCCAACGTTACCAACCACATTACCTCAGCCTCTGGAGGAAGTTAATG TGTTGCAGCAGCCAGACTCAACGAGCCCGACGATCTCGGACCTTTCGTTCCCGCCGAAACAGGAGACAAACCACGAGTGTAAAGAGGAGGAGTCTGCTGATTTCGAAGACGAGCAGCAGGCAAACGAGGCGCAACCACACGAGACAGAAcacaagaaacgaaaaagacgAGTGTTGTTCTCGAAAGCTCAAACGTTCGAGCTCGAGAGGCGTTTTCGACAACAGAGATACTTGAGCGCGCCGGAAAGAGAGCATCTGGCCTCGATCATTCGACTGACGCCCACGCAGGTGAAAATTTGGTTCCAGAATCACAGGTACAAGACAAAACGAGCAGCCACTGAAAGGGTAGAGGCCAGTGGAAGTGGATGTTCACCTAGAAGAGTCGCGGTACCATTGTTGATCAAGGATGGAAAACCTTGTCAGTCGAAATTAATGGAACCTACCACGTATCCAAGCACTGGCCAAGTTCCTATGCCTCCGTACATGCAAAAGCCATACTGGTGGTAA
- the LOC122570630 gene encoding homeobox protein Nkx-2.2a-like isoform X2: protein MANGYDECYDASWHLFPPDYVEEDYRILESIKMPRTSFHIHDILQLDSKPSQEETEVQGSTTVLPTTNDVPSAYQQFFEHTTAMLQPAIYANLNRGTLPPPPPGLLGWPTGPTLPTTLPQPLEEVNVLQQPDSTSPTISDLSFPPKQETNHECKEEESADFEDEQQANEAQPHETEHKKRKRRVLFSKAQTFELERRFRQQRYLSAPEREHLASIIRLTPTQVKIWFQNHRYKTKRAATERVEASGSGCSPRRVAVPLLIKDGKPCQSKLMEPTTYPSTGQVPMPPYMQKPYWW from the exons AATATTGGAGAGCATCAAGATGCCCAGAACAAGTTTCCACATCCATGACATCCTGCAGCTTGATTCTAAACCGTCCCAGGAAGAAACGGAGGTACAAG GTAGTACCACGGTGCTACCGACCACGAACGATGTTCCGTCGGCGTATCAACAGTTTTTCGAACACACGACGGCCATGTTACAGCCTGCGATATACGCGAACTTGAACAGAGGCACCCTACCACCCCCGCCACCTGGTTTACTGGGATGGCCGACTGGTCCAACGTTACCAACCACATTACCTCAGCCTCTGGAGGAAGTTAATG TGTTGCAGCAGCCAGACTCAACGAGCCCGACGATCTCGGACCTTTCGTTCCCGCCGAAACAGGAGACAAACCACGAGTGTAAAGAGGAGGAGTCTGCTGATTTCGAAGACGAGCAGCAGGCAAACGAGGCGCAACCACACGAGACAGAAcacaagaaacgaaaaagacgAGTGTTGTTCTCGAAAGCTCAAACGTTCGAGCTCGAGAGGCGTTTTCGACAACAGAGATACTTGAGCGCGCCGGAAAGAGAGCATCTGGCCTCGATCATTCGACTGACGCCCACGCAGGTGAAAATTTGGTTCCAGAATCACAGGTACAAGACAAAACGAGCAGCCACTGAAAGGGTAGAGGCCAGTGGAAGTGGATGTTCACCTAGAAGAGTCGCGGTACCATTGTTGATCAAGGATGGAAAACCTTGTCAGTCGAAATTAATGGAACCTACCACGTATCCAAGCACTGGCCAAGTTCCTATGCCTCCGTACATGCAAAAGCCATACTGGTGGTAA
- the LOC122570630 gene encoding homeobox protein Nkx-2.2a-like isoform X1, which produces MADKNKILPWPLLSYPTSLLNHVWYSQIAFNNRILESIKMPRTSFHIHDILQLDSKPSQEETEVQGSTTVLPTTNDVPSAYQQFFEHTTAMLQPAIYANLNRGTLPPPPPGLLGWPTGPTLPTTLPQPLEEVNVLQQPDSTSPTISDLSFPPKQETNHECKEEESADFEDEQQANEAQPHETEHKKRKRRVLFSKAQTFELERRFRQQRYLSAPEREHLASIIRLTPTQVKIWFQNHRYKTKRAATERVEASGSGCSPRRVAVPLLIKDGKPCQSKLMEPTTYPSTGQVPMPPYMQKPYWW; this is translated from the exons ATGGCGGACAAGAATAAGATTCTACCCTGGCCGCTGCTATCCTATCCGACCAGTCTCTTGAATCACGTCTGGTACAGCCAGATCGCTTTCAATAATAG AATATTGGAGAGCATCAAGATGCCCAGAACAAGTTTCCACATCCATGACATCCTGCAGCTTGATTCTAAACCGTCCCAGGAAGAAACGGAGGTACAAG GTAGTACCACGGTGCTACCGACCACGAACGATGTTCCGTCGGCGTATCAACAGTTTTTCGAACACACGACGGCCATGTTACAGCCTGCGATATACGCGAACTTGAACAGAGGCACCCTACCACCCCCGCCACCTGGTTTACTGGGATGGCCGACTGGTCCAACGTTACCAACCACATTACCTCAGCCTCTGGAGGAAGTTAATG TGTTGCAGCAGCCAGACTCAACGAGCCCGACGATCTCGGACCTTTCGTTCCCGCCGAAACAGGAGACAAACCACGAGTGTAAAGAGGAGGAGTCTGCTGATTTCGAAGACGAGCAGCAGGCAAACGAGGCGCAACCACACGAGACAGAAcacaagaaacgaaaaagacgAGTGTTGTTCTCGAAAGCTCAAACGTTCGAGCTCGAGAGGCGTTTTCGACAACAGAGATACTTGAGCGCGCCGGAAAGAGAGCATCTGGCCTCGATCATTCGACTGACGCCCACGCAGGTGAAAATTTGGTTCCAGAATCACAGGTACAAGACAAAACGAGCAGCCACTGAAAGGGTAGAGGCCAGTGGAAGTGGATGTTCACCTAGAAGAGTCGCGGTACCATTGTTGATCAAGGATGGAAAACCTTGTCAGTCGAAATTAATGGAACCTACCACGTATCCAAGCACTGGCCAAGTTCCTATGCCTCCGTACATGCAAAAGCCATACTGGTGGTAA